The Streptomyces sp. NBC_01439 genome contains the following window.
TCCGTGTGCGCCCACTACCGTTCGATGCTCGAAACGAGCCAGGAACGGGAGTGCCAGGCCGACTTCACCCAGCCCGAAGCGCTCCTGGCCCATCCCGCCCTCGCCCACCTCGACCGGAGCAGCCCCATCGCGGTGCTCCTGCACGAGGTCCTGCCGTGGCTCGACGATGAGCAGACGCGACAACTGCTGGCTGCCCTGCAGGCCTGGCTGCCGACGGGCAGCGTCCTGTCCGTCATCCACGCTGCTACCGACAGCGACCCGCAGGCGGCGGCGGGCCTCGTCGCCGTCTATCGCAACGCCGGCATCACCTACCGGCCTCGGAGCCTGGAGCAGTTGCTCGCCCTGTTCCAGAGCTGGGACGTGGACATCCCCGGCATCACAGCCGTGCCGCTCGACAGACTCCGCGTCGTTGGCAGCCGAAAGCCCGTGAGTCGACTCCGCGGCGTTGGAGGCCGGAAGCCCTTGTACGGCTCCTACGCCGTCCTCGCCCGCGTACCGAACCTGTTGTTGGACAGGTCGTGCCCGGGTGTCGGGCCGGAGCCTGCTGGGGCGAGTGTCCCTTCACTGGCCGAGGCCGAGCGCAGATGAAGCTGACCGAGGACGAGGACGCCTTCTGGACCGGGCTCCCGGACTACGAGCGCGCCCCTTCAGATGATCCGTTGTTCGCCCGGACGGTGCGCAGCGGGCCGCCCCCTGGTGATGTGTGGGCGGCCTCCCCTCACGAGCTGCGGGTCGGCGACTGGCTGGTCCTCGGCGGCAGCGCGTACGAGATCACCAACAAGTTGACCCGGGGCTTCGACTGCTCCGTGAAGCGGGTGATCCTGCGTGGCGAGATCGTGCGCCCTTACGCCGTCTCCCGCCTGCGGTAGCCGGCGGGTCCCGCCGAAAGCCGCTATCCGATACCCGTTCCCCCGTTCCCCCGTTCCCCCGTTCCCCCGTTCGAGGAGTTTCCCGTGGGCCCGTCGCTTCCGCTCCCCAAGCGGCCAGCGTGCTTACCTTCACTGCCGTCACGGCCGGGTGAAGGTCGCGCGACCGATATGCCCTGCGGGCTGCCCGAGGCGCAAGAGGGTGCCTGGCGTCTGCTGCGCGCCCTTGTCATCTCGCGGCACGAGGACATCACCGGCGAGGACAGCGGTCTGTGGGAGGCGCTGAACCGCGTCCTCGACGATGCCGTGGGCGGGTGTGATGTCCGTCCGCTGACCGCAACCTTGGCTGTGAACCTCGGAGCTCTGACGGACCGGGCCTCCCGCCACGCGCAGTCCGCGCTGACCGAGTCGGCACGGTTACGGGCCCGCGTCCTCCTGCGCGAGGTCAGTGAGCGGCTGCGCCTTGACACCTTGGACATCGGGCTCCTTCGCCGACTGGCCTGGATGACGCAGGAGGTCGTGGACGAGCTCCTACAGCAGGCGTCATCGGCGCTTGCTTCGATGCCGGCGGCAACGCGTCCGACCGCCCACTCCCCCATGCCCGCGAATTGGGCGGCTTCCGCATGAGCAACTTGAATCTCCTGGATCGCGCCCTTTTCCTCGTACGCCGGCAGATCAGCATCGCGTACCCGCCAGGGACATCCGTTCCCAGCACCGAGCAGCTGGCACGGGTACTCAGACTCCCGAAGACGCACGTACACCGGGCACTACAGCGGCTGGACACCCTGGGGGAGATCTCGCTGCACACCGGGAGCCTTCCGGTCCGCCTCCGCCCGCATGAACCGCACCCCCGCGACCGCGCGCTCCATGGCGCCGTCCGGGACCGGATACGCGCCGGCTACTACCTGCCCGGCCAGGCTCTGCCGACAGGGCTGCTGGGCGAGGAGTTCAGACTGCGCCCCCACCGCGTCCAGCGTGCGTTGCGGTTCCTCGTGGCGGAGAAGACCCTGCGCTTCGACGAAAACGGTGCCTACGGTCCGGGCCACTACGTGCCTGTGGAATCCATGGAGGCGGTCGCGTGAAGGCCGCGCTGTTACTGCTGCCGACCTGGCACCGCCAGGCGAGCACGGCAGCGGCTGTGGGTCGTCCGCCCGAGCCGAAGCTCGTGCCGGCGTAACGGGGACGACACCGCCGCCGAACGTGGGAGTGCTGCGGTGAGGGCGGTGCAGCGCCGCAGGCTCCTGCTGCTGCATCGGCTGACCGCCGTGCCGCTGGTGGGGCCCGTCGCAGACCGGCTAGCAAAGGCGTACCTCCGCTACGCCGTCCGGCAGATGCTCTCCCGCGCCCGGCTGTGTGAAGACCGCATCGGTTCCGAACGTTCTGCGCACGGCTCGGCGCCGCCCAGGGACAGCAGCTGATATCCGCCGCCCTCGCGGCCCACGACTTCCCTCTCCGGCCCTTCCGAAGAGGGGGGCCAGGAAGCACGCCATCAGGCACGTGCCCCTGGCCAGCAACACACCGAACGCACCCCATCGAAAAGAGGAATTGCAATGGCCACCAATCCCAACCCGGGCATGACCCAGGCCCAGCCCAAGGCCAGGGCCAAGGACCCGTTCCACCTGGACGTGGAGCTGCTGGAGGTCGGCGACGCGGGCGCGCTGAAGACCCTGACCGACGACAACTGCGGCTCGACCTGCGGCGCGTGCACCACCGGCGTCCACTGACCCACTCGCTCCACCCTGCCGGTGCCGCCCCGCCCAACGGCGGGGCGGCACCGGGCCCGTCCGTTGCATTCATCCTTCCGGAGGTTCAGGTGACAAACTCCGTGTTTCGGTCCGGCCGTACGGCGCTCGTGCGCGCGGTGGCGTCCCCCACTCCTCCGCTGCTGCCCTGGCCCGACCTGGCCGACCGGGCCCCCGGGGCCTTGACCGGGCAGCTTCCCTGGCTGCGTGCAATCCGCGCCACGGACACCGGAAGGGCCTTGTGGCACGCCAGCCCGGCGCTGGGCAGTGAAGTCGACGGCCTTCTGGCCGCCGAAAGTCCCGGGCACCGTGATGTGCGTAGGGCTGCAGTCTCGGTGGCCCGGTACGTGCTGCGAGCACACGGTCGCCCCACTCCCTTCGGGTACTTCGCCGGCGTCACCAATGTCGGCTTTGGTGGCTCGGCCCGAGCCGACTGGGGGCGCGAGCACCTGCCGGTGGCCCGTGCGTCCGCGGAATGGATGGCGGAGATGATCGCCCGGCTGGAGGCCGACACCGATCTGCTGCAGCGGATTCCGGTGGTCGTAAATACAACGCTCACCGAACGCGGCGATCGTCTCGTCGTCCCGTACCGGACGGGCACCGGTGCCGCCCGCCAGCGCGCGGTCGAGGCCTCCGTCCGGATGACCGGCGCCGTGTCTGCCGTCCTCACCGCCGCACAGGCGCCCATCCCGGTCGCCGATCTCATGGCGAAGGTCTTGGCCGAGTTCCCATCGACAGGGAAGAGCACGGTCACCGGGTTCGTGCAGGAGCTGGTGCGGGTCGGCGTCTTGATCAGCGCCTTGCACGCTCCGAGCACGGAGACCGATGCGCTCGGCTACCTACTGGCCCAGCTCGACGCCATCGGTGCCTACGAGGTCGTCGGGGTATCGGAGACCCTCGCCGCTCTGCAAACGGCCCACGCTGCACTCCAGCACACCAGCGGGCACGAGGTCGCCCGTGCCCTGATGCGCACCGTGGCCCCCCGGCTGCGCCGGGACCCGGTCGCCGTCGACCTGCGCCTGGACGGAACCCTCGTACTGCCGGAGACGGTCGCACAGGAGGCCGAGCGCGCCGCCCTGCTGCTGGCCCGCGTCTGCCCGGCACCATTCGGGACCGCAGCCTGGAAGGCGTACCACATGCGGTTCTACGAGCGGTTCGGGATCGGCTCCATGGTTCCGGTGCTCGACGTGGTCGCGGACAGCGGCATCGGCTACCCCGACGGATACGCGGGCGCCGGCCCTGCGGACCACAAGCCGCAGCTGACGGGCCGCGACCAGGTACTGCTGCGGCTGGCACAGCAAGCTGCCCTGGACGGCCGCCGCGAGGTCGTCCTCGACGAGGCCACGATCGACGCCCTGACCATGGGCAGCGAACCGCTACGCCTCCCGCCCCACCTTGAGCTCGGATTCCGGCTCCGCGCATCCGACACCGCAGCACTGGACCAAGGCCGCTTCCGCCTCGAAGTGGTCACCGTGTCCCGGGGCGTGGGAGTTGGAACGGGCCGGTTCCTCTCCGTTCTCGACTCCGGGCAGCGGCAAGCCCTGGTCAAAGAGCTTGCGTGCCTTCCGGCTTCCGATCCGGATACGGTCGCCATGCAGCTGTCATTCCCGCCACTGCTGCCCGAAAGCGCGCACGTCACCCGGACACCGCGCGTGCTGCCTACCGTGATCAGCCTTGCCGAGCACCGGCCTCCTGGTGGGGACGTGCTGACCGTCGATGACCTGGCCGTGGGCTGCGACGGGCGCCGGATGTACCTCGCTGCCCCCGCCTTCGGCGAGCGTGTGGAGGCGGTGGGGATGCACGCCCTGAACCTGGACACCCACACCCCGCCGCTGGCCAGGTTCCTCACCGAGCTGGGCCGCGCCCAGTGCGCGCAGGTCACCACGTTCGACTGGGGGGCCGCCGCCCGCCTTCCCTACCTTCCCCGCCTGCGCACCGGCCGCATCATCCTGGCGCCGGCCCGCTGGCGGCTGGAAGCCGGCGAGCTGCCTGTGGCCGACCGGCCGTGGGAGGAATGGGACGGTGCGTTCGGCACCTGGCGCGAGGCCCGCAAGCTCCCCCTGACGGTGCACGTCGGCGAAGGCGACCGGCTCCTTCCCCTCGACCTCACCGTCCCCGCCCACAGGGCACTGCTACGTGAAGAGCTGGAGCGCGCTGGTGCGATCACGGTCGCCGAGGCTCCGGGCGCGGCCGAGCTGGGATGGTGCGGCGGGCGGGCCCACGAGGTCGTTGTGCCGCTCAAGGCAAGCCGCCCTCCGGCCTGGCCTCGCCTGCCTCAGCCCACGGCTGCTCGCACCAGTCGGAGGGACCTGGTTCACACTCCCGCCGTCTCGCCGGTGCTCCTGGCCAGCGTGTACGGGGACATCCGCCGCCAGGACGTCCTGCTCGCTGAGCACCTGCCGGACCTCCTGGACCGGCTCGGCGGGCCGCCCTGGTGGTTCGTACGGTTCCGCGACCCCCACCAGCACCTGCGGCTCCGGTTCGCCCTGCCCACCCCGGAAGCCTTCGCCGCCACGGCGAGCACCGTGAGCACATGGGCGGACGAACTCCGGCGGGCTGGACTGGTGTCGGACCTGCGTTACGGCACCTCCTATCCGGAGATGGGCCGGTGGGGAGAAGGGTCGGCGTGGGCTGGGGCCGAGGAAGTCTTCCGAGCCGACTCCCGAGCCGTCCTCGCACAGCTCACCTGCACAGGCCGGCCGTCCCTGCGGGCACTGGTCGCCGCGCACAGCGTTGCCATCGCCGCCGCCTACCTGGGCAGTACGGCGAAGGCGATGGCGTGGCTGATCCACCACATCCCCGCGGCGCCTCCGGCACCGGTGGCCCGCCCGGAGTTCGCCGAGGCCGTCGCGCTCGCCAACCCCGACGACGACTGGGCAGCCCTGCGGTCCGTCCCCGGCGGCGAGACGATCCTCCATGCCTGGAGCGGACGCGGCCAGGCCCTGGACCGCTACCGGGACCACTTCCCCGGACCGGACACCGAGGGCATCGACGCAGACGATGTGCTGACCTCCCTGCTCCACGTCCACTTCGTCCGCGCCGTCGCCGTGGACTTCCCCGAGGAAGCCGTCTGCCTCTACCTCGCGCGCGCCGCCGCCCTCGCCTGGACCGCCAGGAGGCCCCGCTGATGCCCCACCCCGCCCTCGGCTTCACACAGGAGATCGCCGACCAGCTCGCCGACCCGGCGGCCGTTCTCGGCTCGCAGGCCTCCTCCAACTGGCGTCGGCAGTCCCTCGGGCACGGCGTTCCCGGTATCGCACTGCTGCACATCGAGCTCGCCGCCGCCGACCTCGCACCGTGGGACCGCGCGCACGCCTGGCTCTCCGCCGCAGCGGCACAGCCGCTGACCAGCGGGGCCGACAGCCACGCCTTCTACGGTGCCCCGGCATTCGCCCACACCCTCGCCTGCGCGGCCGAACGCCTCCCGGGAGCGTACGGCTCCGCACTCGATGCCCTGGACTGGCAGGTGACCCGCGACGCGCGCCGCCGCCTGGCCGTGGCCGAGCAGCGCATCGAGGCCGGAGAACTCCCGGCGCTCGCTGAGTTCGACGCGATCCGCGGTCTCACCGGATACGGCGCCTACCTCCTTCGCCGGCGCCCCGACAGCGACACCGTCCGCGCCGTCCTCGACTACCTGATCCAGCTGACTGAGCCGCTCACCCACCGGGGCGAGACCGTGCCCGGATGGTGGACCGCCTCCGGACCCTCCGGCCGGCCCGACGACCGCTACCCCGACGGGCACGCCAACACCGGCCTCGCCCACGGCATCGGAGGCGTCCTTGCCCTCCTCGCGCTCGCCGCGCACCGCGGGACCATGGCCTGCGGCCATCGGGAAGCCATCAGCAGCATCCTTCGCTGGCTGGACCGCTGGGAGGCCGACACCAACCGGGGACCGGCCTGGCCGTACTGGGTAACCCTCCCAGCCCTGCGAGCGGGCCACATGCCCGTGGGGCCGCAGCGGCCGTCCTGGTGCTACGGCACCGCCGGCCTCGCCCGCGCCCAGCAGCTCGCCGCCATCGCCCTCGGAGACCGGAGACGACAACTGGCCGCCGAGCAGAGCCTGCTAGCCGCACTGACCGACCCCACGCAGCTCCGCAAGACCACCGACAACGGCCTGTGCCACGGATTCGCCGGTCTCGCGCACACCGCCGCCCGGGCCGCCGCGGACGCCCTGCCAGCCACCGCCGGCCAGCTCCGGGCAGTCCTCCCCGCGCTCCTGTCCGCCGTGTGCCCCCCTGGCAGCGACCCCGCCACCGTCGCAGCCAGCCTTCTGCACCCGCAGGAACCCGGCCCGGGGCTCCTCGACGGCGCGGCGGGAATCGCCCTGGCCCTCCTGAACCCCAGCGGCGCACCGACCCAGACCGCTTGGGACACCTGCCTGCTCGTCGCCTGAACCAGCACGCACGCACGGCCCATCAACGCTGCCGACCCACTTGAAGGAACCTCACCGATGCAGGGCACCTGGCACCAGATCAACGTCACCTTTCCGGACCGCGCGACCGCGCAGCAGGTGATCTCACGGACGCTCGGCCCTGCCCTGTTCGCCGCCGAGGAGAGGGGAGAAGTTTCCGCCTGGTGGTTCATGAACAAGCAGCCGTGGAAGCTGCGCGTGCGTACCGTCGGCGACGAGACCCCCACCTTGTGGGACGCGCTCAGCGGGCTGGTCCGGGACGACCAGGTGCGGCAGTGGATTCCCACCATCTACGAGCCAGAGACCTTGGCCTTCGGCGGGGCCCAGGCTGTGGAGGCGGCTCACGAGCTGTTCCACGCTGACAGCCGCCACCTGCTGACCTACCCCGTCCAGACCGGGCACCTCGGCCGCCGCGAGACCGCCGTACTCCTCGTCAGCGCGATGATGCGCGCCGCCGGACTCGACTGGTACGAGCAGGGCGATGTCTGGGACAAGGTCGCCGCCGAACGCCCGGCCCCGCCGATCCTCGCCTCCGAGCTGGAGGCGGCCATGCACTCCCTGCTGACCGTCGACGCCCGCACCCTGTGCCGGGAGGACGGCCCGCTCCACGGCCACGCCGACTGGGTCCGCGCCTTCGCACGGGCCGGGACCGCCCTCGCCGTCCTCAACCACCAAGGCCGCCTGCGCCGGGGACTGAGAGCCGTCCTCGCCCACCACCTGATCTTCCACTTCAACCGGGCCGGCCTCCCCCTGGAGGACCAGAGCGCCCTGTCCAACCTCGCCCGAAAGGCCATCATGGGAACGAGTGACACCCCCGCAACCACCCCCGACGGCACCCCGCCCGCCGATAGCGTCGGATCGGTGAACACCGACACGCTCACCACCCCCGACCCGACCGCGGAACAGCTCCGCAACGCCCTCGTCGACCAGATCCGCCAGGAAGGACACGCCACCAACCCGGCCGCCGAGGCCGCGCTGCGCACCGTTCCCCGGCACCTGTTCGTGCCCGATGCCTCCCTCCAGGCGGCCTACGCCAACCAGCCGGTCCACGTGAAGTACGACACCGACGGCATGTCCATCTCCTGCGCCTCCCAGCCCGCCGTGGTCGCCCTCATGCTCGACCAGCTCGATGCCCAGCCCGGCGAGCGCATCCTCGAACTCGGCGCCGGCACCGGCTACAACGCAGCCCTCCTCGCCCACCTCGTCGGCGACACCGGTCACGTCACCACCATCGACGTCGACGACGACCTCGTCGAGCGCGCCCGCGCCCACCTGGCCGCCGCCGAATACACGAACGTCGAAGCCCTGACCCGCGACGGAGCCGTCGGCTACGCCGACGGGGCGCCGTACGACCGGATCATCGCGACCGTCGGCGCCCACGGCATCCCGCACGCCTGGCTCGACCAGCTCGCGCCGGACGGGCGGCTCGTCGTTCCCCAGCGGATCAAGGGCAGCGTCTCCCGCTCCATCGTCTACGAACGCCGAGACGGCCGGTGGGTCTCCCTCGGCAGCGAGATGAACACCTTCATGCCCCTGCGCCGCGGCATCGCGGACGACGACCGGCGGATCATCTCCCTCGTCGCGGACGGGACCGTACGCCTGCAGGCGCCGGCCGGAACGCCCATCGACGCCGAGGCGCTGGCGCGCGTGCTCGAAGAACCGCGGGTCGCGGAGTGGACTGGGATGACGGTCCGCGCCATGGAATCGCCCGAGTGGATGGAGCTCTTCGTCAGCTGCTCCTTCGACTCCGGCCTGATCAGGATGCTGTTCCCGGCCGCTGCGAAGGGCACCACCCTCGCCGAGGACCCCTACCCCTCCTCCACCGCGGTCATCGACAAGGGCGCCCTGACCTACCTCGCACGGCGCCTCTCGGACCAGACCACCCCCGAGGGCGGCAAGCTGTGGGAGTTCGGCGTCATCGGCCACGGCCCCGGCAGCGACGAGCTCGCCGCCAGGGTCGCTGAGTCCATCCGGACCTGGGACCGCAACTACCGCGGTCGGAAAGGCAGCTTCGAGCTCCACTCCCTCCAGGGACCGACCCCCAAGGAAAGTCCCGGCCGGTTCTCCGTCGACACGCCCCTGAACCGGATCGTCATCGACTTCAACTGACCGTGCACCCATGACCGTGTGGTGCCTACTGCCCCCATCTGCGGCAGCGGGCACCACACGTGGGGCTGACCCTCGGAGAACTCCATGGACCCGCACGGCCAGTTGGCCCGACGCTTCCCCCTCGTCTCGCGCTTCCGGCCCGCCTGCCTTCCCCTTCCCGACCGCGTCCAGGCCCTCGCATCCCTCGCCGAGACCGCCGCCGCCCGCGCGGACCAGGGGCTCGCCTCGGCCGTCTACAACCAGGCCGCCCTGATCGCCAGCGACGTCGGACTGCCCGGCCTCGCCCGCCAGCTGTGCCACCAGCACGCTGACGCCTACCTGCATGCCACCCCGCTCCCCTCCACGGCCGCGATCCGGGCCCTCGAGCCCGTCGTCAACCTGGCTCGCCTGCAGATCCGCGCCGGACGCCCCGACGAAGGACGCAACCGTCTTCTGCGCCTCTTCGACGCCGTCACGAACGGCACCGCCGACCGATTCGACGACGTGCACATCCCAGCCGACTTGGTCCAGTCCGAAGGCGACCGGCAGGAAGTACGCGCCTGGCTGTGGCGAGTCCTCCTCGCCGACGGCTCACGGACCCTCACCGGCAGCGGCCGGTGGGCCGAAGCCCTCGCGCACACCCGCAAACATCAAGGCATCGGCAAGCGGATGTTCGACGGCCGGCAGATCGCCGTCGTCGCCGCCCTCACCAGCAGCGACACCGAGCACGCCGCCGCCCTCATCGCCGACACGGCCGCCGGCGAGCCGTGGGAGCACGCCGTCACCGCCTGCCTCCACGCCCTATGCCTCCGTGCCTGCACGGGCTTGGACCACAGCCAGGAGAGCGAACTCGAAGCCGCGCTCCGCGCCGTCCCCGCCGAGCAGGGCATGACGGTCTTCGATACCCGCCTGCGCCTCACGGCCCTGGGCACCATCGCCTCCCCGGCGAGCTCGGCCGCGTACCGCATCACGAACGAGTTGCACCGGGACATCGTCGGTACACGTGACGGCTTCGCCGCCCGCGAGGTGCTGGACGACTCACTGTTCACCGGGCTCGCCGCCCCGAGACAGCTCCAGGACTGCCACGACCTTGTCGCAGCCTGCGCATTGGGCTCCGGCGCCTTGCCCGCCCGCCTGCGTAGTGCATTGGACACGGCACTGCATCGGAACGACCGAGTGATCAGAGACAGCCTGTCGGCCCCCTGAGTCGCCCATGTGTCCGAGCCGGTCCGGCGTACGCACTCGGTCGGCAATCCTCCGCCCGGGTGACACGGCCCTGTTCGAGCGAGTTTCAACGCCTCGGACCCAGACGCGCCAAGCCCACCCAGCGAGACGGGAACATTCGTTCCCGTTTTGCCTCCGATCCGGCCGTGACGGACCCGGATCGGAGCCGTTCTTAGAGCACCAGTACCAGTCGTGCGCCCATCCGGAGGACCCCGTGAATCTCCTGCCGAAGCATCTCGACAGCCTTCCATTAATCGAACATCACGCGCCTGCTCCGTGCCTGCCCCCTGCGGGTGGAGGTCGTGTTGACGCCTCATCATCCTGCTGCCGCGACTCACGACCGGATTTCTGGAGGGCTTCGTGAGCAAGGACTCCGGGAGCGGCTCCGGCACCGCGGGGGTGTCGGACTCCGAGCGGCTCCTCTTCGGCGGCGAGCTGGCCTACGACATCGGCTGGGACCAGCACGAGGGCGCCTGGCTCAAGCTCGGCCTCTGGACGATGGCGCGCCAGCTCCCCCGGTTGGCGGGGACCGGCCTGCGGCTCGCCCACCTCGCCGACGCCCGCGCCCTGCATGTGGTCCTGGCCTCGGAGGCCGGGCGGGGCGTCGCGCAGGCGGTCGGCCTGGTCGCGGTCAACAGCGTGCTCGGCCACGTCCTCGCGGCGGGCAGCACCAACGAGCGTCTGACTCAGGCGCTGCCCGCGCTCACGGTCGTGGCCGTCACGGCGTTCCTCGGGTCGCTCCTGCGCTCGGCCTCGACGGCGGCCACCGGAGCCTTGGAGCCGAAGGTGCAGCGCGTCGCCACCGAGCAGTACCTCGGCCTGGTGTACCGCACGGAGCTGTCGGCGATCGAGGACGACGAGTTCCACCGGTTGCTGGACGCGGCCCGCTACGGCGCCGACTCGGCCCGCCGGATGATCCGGTACTGCACCAACACCCTGAACTCCGCCGTGTCGCTGATCGCAGCGGCTGGCGTGCTCACCGTCCTGCACCCGGTGCTGCTGCCGCTCCTGGTCCTGATGACGCTGCCGAGCGCGTGGAGTTCGCTGATGATCTCCCGCCAGCGGTACATCTCCTTCCACGCCTTCGTCCAGCACGCCCGCGCCGGGCACCTGCTCGGCCAGCTGCTGACCCAGAAGGAGGCGGCGGCCGAGGTCCGCGTCCACGGCGTCGGCCCGTTCCTGCTCGGGCACTTCCGCACGATGGCCGAGACCAGTGAACGCGAGCAGACGCGGCTGGCCCGCCGCGCTGCCCGGATCGGGCTCGCCGCCGACGGTGCCGGCGGTATCGCCACCCTGCTCACCTACGGGGCCCTGGGCGGCCTCCTCTGGGCCGGAGCGATGGAATTCGCCGTCGCCGGCACGGCGGTACTGGCCATCCGCACCGGCGCCGCCAGCCTCGACAGCCTGGTGCTCCAGGTCACCGAGCTCCACCAGGAGTCCCTGTTCGTCGCCGACTTCGAGCGGCTGTGCCGGGAGGCGAAGACCCGGGCCATCCCCACAGGCGGGGACCCGCTGCCAGAGCGGCTGCGGGAGGTCCGGTTCGAGAAGGTCACCTTCACATACCCCGGCAGCGGCGGTGGCGAGCCGGAACCCACGCTGCGCGAGGTGAGCCTTTCGTTCCCGACGGGGAAGATCACCGCGCTGGTGGGCGAGAACGGCTCGGGCAAGTCCACCCTGGTCAGGCTCCTCGCCGGCCTGTACCTGCCGGACGAGGGCGGCGGCACGATCTGGTGGGACGATGTCGATGCCCGTACCGCCGACCGCGACCAGGTCTTCGGCCGCGTCGCGCTGATGTCGCAGGACTTCTACCACTGGCCTTTCACGTTCCGGGTGAACGTCGGTATTGGGCAGCCCGGTCAGGCCATCGACGATCGGGCGGTCGGGGAGGCCTCCGGCTTCTCCGGTGCCGACGAGGTCCTGGGCGGCCTGCCTCGCGGGCTCGGCACGCTGCTGGCTCGCGGCTACCGCGGCGGGCACCAGATCTCAGGCGGGCAGTGGCAGCGCATCGGCATCGCGCGGGCCAAGTACCGGCAGGCCGAGATCCTGATCGTGGACGAGCCCACCAGCGCCCTGGACGCGGTCGCTGAGCAGCGGGTCTTCGACCAGATCAGGGCCCTGGCCGCGACCACCGGGCAGACGATCGTGCTCATCACCCACCGCCTGCATTCCGTGCGCCATGCGGACCTCATCCACGTCTTG
Protein-coding sequences here:
- a CDS encoding GntR family transcriptional regulator, yielding MSNLNLLDRALFLVRRQISIAYPPGTSVPSTEQLARVLRLPKTHVHRALQRLDTLGEISLHTGSLPVRLRPHEPHPRDRALHGAVRDRIRAGYYLPGQALPTGLLGEEFRLRPHRVQRALRFLVAEKTLRFDENGAYGPGHYVPVESMEAVA
- a CDS encoding FxLD family lanthipeptide, translated to MATNPNPGMTQAQPKARAKDPFHLDVELLEVGDAGALKTLTDDNCGSTCGACTTGVH
- a CDS encoding lantibiotic dehydratase, translating into MTNSVFRSGRTALVRAVASPTPPLLPWPDLADRAPGALTGQLPWLRAIRATDTGRALWHASPALGSEVDGLLAAESPGHRDVRRAAVSVARYVLRAHGRPTPFGYFAGVTNVGFGGSARADWGREHLPVARASAEWMAEMIARLEADTDLLQRIPVVVNTTLTERGDRLVVPYRTGTGAARQRAVEASVRMTGAVSAVLTAAQAPIPVADLMAKVLAEFPSTGKSTVTGFVQELVRVGVLISALHAPSTETDALGYLLAQLDAIGAYEVVGVSETLAALQTAHAALQHTSGHEVARALMRTVAPRLRRDPVAVDLRLDGTLVLPETVAQEAERAALLLARVCPAPFGTAAWKAYHMRFYERFGIGSMVPVLDVVADSGIGYPDGYAGAGPADHKPQLTGRDQVLLRLAQQAALDGRREVVLDEATIDALTMGSEPLRLPPHLELGFRLRASDTAALDQGRFRLEVVTVSRGVGVGTGRFLSVLDSGQRQALVKELACLPASDPDTVAMQLSFPPLLPESAHVTRTPRVLPTVISLAEHRPPGGDVLTVDDLAVGCDGRRMYLAAPAFGERVEAVGMHALNLDTHTPPLARFLTELGRAQCAQVTTFDWGAAARLPYLPRLRTGRIILAPARWRLEAGELPVADRPWEEWDGAFGTWREARKLPLTVHVGEGDRLLPLDLTVPAHRALLREELERAGAITVAEAPGAAELGWCGGRAHEVVVPLKASRPPAWPRLPQPTAARTSRRDLVHTPAVSPVLLASVYGDIRRQDVLLAEHLPDLLDRLGGPPWWFVRFRDPHQHLRLRFALPTPEAFAATASTVSTWADELRRAGLVSDLRYGTSYPEMGRWGEGSAWAGAEEVFRADSRAVLAQLTCTGRPSLRALVAAHSVAIAAAYLGSTAKAMAWLIHHIPAAPPAPVARPEFAEAVALANPDDDWAALRSVPGGETILHAWSGRGQALDRYRDHFPGPDTEGIDADDVLTSLLHVHFVRAVAVDFPEEAVCLYLARAAALAWTARRPR
- a CDS encoding lanthionine synthetase C family protein produces the protein MMPHPALGFTQEIADQLADPAAVLGSQASSNWRRQSLGHGVPGIALLHIELAAADLAPWDRAHAWLSAAAAQPLTSGADSHAFYGAPAFAHTLACAAERLPGAYGSALDALDWQVTRDARRRLAVAEQRIEAGELPALAEFDAIRGLTGYGAYLLRRRPDSDTVRAVLDYLIQLTEPLTHRGETVPGWWTASGPSGRPDDRYPDGHANTGLAHGIGGVLALLALAAHRGTMACGHREAISSILRWLDRWEADTNRGPAWPYWVTLPALRAGHMPVGPQRPSWCYGTAGLARAQQLAAIALGDRRRQLAAEQSLLAALTDPTQLRKTTDNGLCHGFAGLAHTAARAAADALPATAGQLRAVLPALLSAVCPPGSDPATVAASLLHPQEPGPGLLDGAAGIALALLNPSGAPTQTAWDTCLLVA
- the fxlM gene encoding methyltransferase, FxLD system, yielding MQGTWHQINVTFPDRATAQQVISRTLGPALFAAEERGEVSAWWFMNKQPWKLRVRTVGDETPTLWDALSGLVRDDQVRQWIPTIYEPETLAFGGAQAVEAAHELFHADSRHLLTYPVQTGHLGRRETAVLLVSAMMRAAGLDWYEQGDVWDKVAAERPAPPILASELEAAMHSLLTVDARTLCREDGPLHGHADWVRAFARAGTALAVLNHQGRLRRGLRAVLAHHLIFHFNRAGLPLEDQSALSNLARKAIMGTSDTPATTPDGTPPADSVGSVNTDTLTTPDPTAEQLRNALVDQIRQEGHATNPAAEAALRTVPRHLFVPDASLQAAYANQPVHVKYDTDGMSISCASQPAVVALMLDQLDAQPGERILELGAGTGYNAALLAHLVGDTGHVTTIDVDDDLVERARAHLAAAEYTNVEALTRDGAVGYADGAPYDRIIATVGAHGIPHAWLDQLAPDGRLVVPQRIKGSVSRSIVYERRDGRWVSLGSEMNTFMPLRRGIADDDRRIISLVADGTVRLQAPAGTPIDAEALARVLEEPRVAEWTGMTVRAMESPEWMELFVSCSFDSGLIRMLFPAAAKGTTLAEDPYPSSTAVIDKGALTYLARRLSDQTTPEGGKLWEFGVIGHGPGSDELAARVAESIRTWDRNYRGRKGSFELHSLQGPTPKESPGRFSVDTPLNRIVIDFN
- a CDS encoding ATP-binding cassette domain-containing protein, whose product is MARQLPRLAGTGLRLAHLADARALHVVLASEAGRGVAQAVGLVAVNSVLGHVLAAGSTNERLTQALPALTVVAVTAFLGSLLRSASTAATGALEPKVQRVATEQYLGLVYRTELSAIEDDEFHRLLDAARYGADSARRMIRYCTNTLNSAVSLIAAAGVLTVLHPVLLPLLVLMTLPSAWSSLMISRQRYISFHAFVQHARAGHLLGQLLTQKEAAAEVRVHGVGPFLLGHFRTMAETSEREQTRLARRAARIGLAADGAGGIATLLTYGALGGLLWAGAMEFAVAGTAVLAIRTGAASLDSLVLQVTELHQESLFVADFERLCREAKTRAIPTGGDPLPERLREVRFEKVTFTYPGSGGGEPEPTLREVSLSFPTGKITALVGENGSGKSTLVRLLAGLYLPDEGGGTIWWDDVDARTADRDQVFGRVALMSQDFYHWPFTFRVNVGIGQPGQAIDDRAVGEASGFSGADEVLGGLPRGLGTLLARGYRGGHQISGGQWQRIGIARAKYRQAEILIVDEPTSALDAVAEQRVFDQIRALAATTGQTIVLITHRLHSVRHADLIHVLKSGRVAESGTWEELMDPATGTGDFRDAYLVQASAFDAAIPTQSPGKHDTLRAQDNA